A portion of the Limanda limanda chromosome 3, fLimLim1.1, whole genome shotgun sequence genome contains these proteins:
- the depdc7a gene encoding DEP domain-containing protein 7 yields the protein MHRSPGPVMAGKPFRATYIWSSIISNLNTQVEVKRRRHNLKSYNDCFLGSDAVDVVLAHITLNRFFGDEDVPRYKAVRLCQALMDSRVFEPVGIKVFGKEKKRATFEDSSFSLYRFLSPTTTCSSSLTDVNSHSTSTIESGYDSPSMNRNKNSYSPSHERHEVLGYSTHSPVNTDKSLEDVLGNLNLSSTVTPQMMNLGLSQELVYEVWHQQAVFRLLQLVELPLLENLLEGKESPRPPLHAMDSDPDLLYTSSYLDREVLKAFSEAQADEWMSGAVDCLEFLPDELVVEVSRGLAGCSNDLLQSKKLLYEVLAQHYGHTQQPPLLSNHVFDIHSGISELLVNGKREQALEALQLSLKLQDSRSREELRRLLRFMATAASLQEVKLHKEIENRMAVKRSFSSAIVYSRRLPKGKVDLMVLFMMDNHCDLFKIPVSLHKMVSDRITNIVKGKDPDIITGTTFCTRLSPKAFSENTQKNTKEELWSLLRTIHENPEFSIREKRRLLGQFYKGHPEIFVQYFGNRLSSINMLLR from the exons ATGCACCGATCACCAG gaCCAGTCATGGCTGGGAAGCCTTTCCGGGCCACCTACATCTGGAGCAGCATCATCTCCAATCTCAACACTCAGGTGGAGGTCAAGCGCCGACGCCACAACCTCAAGTCCTACAATGACTGCTTCCTGGGCTCGGACGCCGTGGATGTGGTGTTGGCACACATCACCCTGAACCGCTTCTTCGGCGATGAGGACGTGCCTCGCTACAAGGCCGTCCGTCTCTGCCAGGCCCTGATGGACTCGAGGGTGTTCGAGCCGGTGGGAATTAAAGTGTTTGGGAAGGAGAAGAAGCGAGCCACGTTTGAGGACAGTAGTTTCAGTTTGTACAGGTTCCTGAGCCCGACCACCACCTGCTCATCATCGCTGACCGACGTCAACTCTCACTCCACCAGCACCATCGAGAGCGGCTATGACTCACCGAGCATGAACAGGAACAAGAACAGCTATAGTCCATCACATGAAAG ACACGAGGTGCTGGGCTACTCCACCCACTCCCCTGTTAACACGGACAAATCCCTGGAGGACGTGCTGGGAAACCTCAACCTGAGCTCGACCGTCACCCCCCAGATGATGAACCTCGGCCTCTCGCAAGAGC TGGTGTATGAGGTGTGGCACCAGCAGGCTGTGTTCAGGCTGTTGCAGCTGGTAGagctccccctgctggagaACCTGTTGGAGGGCAAGGAGTCACCTCGGCCTCCGCTGCACGCCATGGACAGTGACCCGGACCTGCTGTATACATCGAGCTACCTGGACCGAGAGGTCCTCAAGGCTTTCAGTGAAGCCCA gGCTGATGAGTGGATGTCAGGGGCCGTGGACTGTCTGGAGTTCCTGCCCGATGAACTGGTGGTGGAGGTCAGCCGAGGTTTGGCCGGCTGCTCAAATGACCTGCTCCAGAGTAAGAAGCTGCTGTACGAGGTGCTGGCTCAGCATtacggacacacacagcagccgcCGCTGCTCAGCAACCACGTTTTTGACATCCACTCGGGCATCTCGGAGCTACTCG TGAACGGCAAGCGAGAGCAGGCTCTGGAGGCTCTCCAGCTgagcctgaagctgcaggactcTCGCAGCCGGGAGGAGCTTCGCAGACTCCTGAGATTCATGGCCACTGCAGCCAGTCTACAGGAGGTCAAACTGCACAAAGAG ATTGAGAACAGAATGGCGGTGAAAAGGTCTTTCTCGAGTGCCATCGTCTACAGCAGGAGACTCCCCAAAGGAAAGGTGGACTTGATGGTTCTGTTCATGATGGATAACCACTGCGACCTTTTCAAA ATTCCTGTTTCTCTGCACAAGATGGTCAGCGACCGAATAACAAACATTGTAAAAGGGAAAGATCCAGATATCATAACAG GAACGACGTTCTGTACAAGGTTGAGCCCCAAGGCcttttcagaaaacacacaaaaaaacacgaAAGAGGAGCTTTGGTCTTTACTGCGGACGATCCACGAGAACCCGGAATTCTCcatcagagagaagagacgGCTGCTGGGACAGTTTTACAAAGGCCATCCGGAGATATTTGTTCAGTATTTTGGAAATAGATTGTCCAGTATCAACATGTTGCTACggtaa